A region of Kiritimatiellales bacterium DNA encodes the following proteins:
- a CDS encoding PEP-CTERM sorting domain-containing protein (PEP-CTERM proteins occur, often in large numbers, in the proteomes of bacteria that also encode an exosortase, a predicted intramembrane cysteine proteinase. The presence of a PEP-CTERM domain at a protein's C-terminus predicts cleavage within the sorting domain, followed by covalent anchoring to some some component of the (usually Gram-negative) cell surface. Many PEP-CTERM proteins exhibit an unusual sequence composition that includes large numbers of potential glycosylation sites. Expression of one such protein has been shown restore the ability of a bacterium to form floc, a type of biofilm.) yields the protein KKTEETAKIHGYFRPGANDAANVERRPELLVDITIIPEPATLPLVMIAMSMLLVIRRMTR from the coding sequence AAAAAAACAGAAGAGACCGCAAAAATTCACGGATATTTCCGGCCGGGAGCTAATGATGCCGCCAACGTTGAGAGACGTCCGGAGCTGCTCGTTGACATTACGATTATTCCGGAGCCGGCGACACTGCCTCTGGTGATGATTGCAATGTCCATGCTGTTGGTTATACGCCGTATGACTCGTTAA